Proteins from one Streptococcus mitis B6 genomic window:
- a CDS encoding Rpn family recombination-promoting nuclease/putative transposase, with amino-acid sequence MILRHPGISPTNDLVAKKIFSNPEITCQFIRDMLDLPAKNVTILEGSNIHVLPSLPYSAQDFYTSIDVLAELDNGTQVIIEIQVHHQNFFINRLWAYLCSQVNQNLEKIRQQEGDTHQSYKHIAPVYAIAIVDSNYFSDDLAFHSFSMREDTTGEVLTITNNGQENHLVKMAFLELKKYKETSKDSVRKPWLEFFGNKPFTQQPERAISQADQLLDYKSWSEEDRKMFSQLRMREEQALLAQDYALETAREEGIEQGLERGKLFAFLDMVRQGLLTSEVASEQLGMTVAEFEALL; translated from the coding sequence ATGATTCTCAGACATCCGGGTATCAGCCCAACCAATGACTTGGTGGCTAAAAAAATCTTTAGCAATCCGGAAATCACTTGTCAATTTATCCGCGATATGCTGGATTTACCAGCAAAAAATGTGACGATTTTGGAGGGAAGCAATATTCATGTCTTGCCTTCCCTGCCGTACTCGGCGCAGGATTTCTATACCAGTATAGACGTTTTGGCGGAGTTGGATAATGGAACTCAAGTAATCATTGAGATTCAGGTGCATCATCAGAATTTTTTCATTAATCGCCTGTGGGCTTATTTGTGCAGTCAGGTCAATCAAAATCTCGAAAAAATTCGCCAACAAGAAGGCGACACACATCAAAGTTACAAACACATCGCACCAGTTTATGCTATTGCTATCGTGGATAGCAATTACTTCTCAGATGATTTGGCTTTTCATAGCTTTAGTATGCGCGAAGATACGACAGGTGAGGTCTTAACCATCACAAACAATGGACAAGAAAATCATCTAGTCAAGATGGCGTTCTTGGAACTAAAAAAATACAAAGAAACCAGCAAGGATAGCGTTCGCAAACCGTGGTTGGAGTTTTTCGGGAACAAACCCTTTACCCAGCAACCCGAGCGAGCTATCAGCCAAGCAGACCAACTGCTGGACTACAAGAGCTGGTCCGAGGAGGACAGGAAAATGTTTAGTCAACTACGTATGCGTGAAGAACAAGCCTTGTTAGCACAGGACTATGCCTTGGAAACTGCTAGGGAAGAAGGTATTGAACAAGGTTTAGAGCGTGGAAAACTCTTTGCCTTCTTAGATATGGTTCGCCAAGGTCTTCTGACTTCAGAGGTTGCGAGTGAGCAGCTGGGAATGACCGTCGCTGAGTTTGAGGCGCTGTTATAA
- a CDS encoding GNAT family N-acetyltransferase, with protein sequence MKAIGTQTLQTDRLILRRFVESDAEAMFQNWASSAENLTYVTWDPHSDVDVTRNSIRNWVASYTNPNYYKWAICLKEKPEQVIGDISIVAIDENDSSCEIGYVLGKKYWGHGIMTEALKDVLDFCFTQVGFQKVRARYASLNPASGRVMEKAGMSYLKTISNGVERKGYLADLIYYQINRENR encoded by the coding sequence ATGAAAGCAATCGGTACACAAACATTACAGACAGACCGTTTAATTTTGAGAAGATTTGTGGAAAGTGATGCAGAAGCCATGTTTCAAAATTGGGCTTCGTCTGCTGAGAATCTAACCTACGTTACTTGGGATCCCCATTCTGATGTCGATGTGACTCGAAATTCGATTCGTAACTGGGTTGCTTCCTATACTAATCCCAACTATTACAAATGGGCCATTTGTCTCAAAGAAAAGCCAGAGCAGGTGATAGGAGATATCAGCATCGTTGCAATAGATGAGAACGATTCTTCTTGTGAAATTGGCTATGTGCTAGGCAAGAAATACTGGGGTCATGGTATCATGACGGAGGCCTTGAAAGATGTCTTGGACTTCTGTTTTACTCAAGTAGGTTTTCAAAAAGTTAGAGCTCGATATGCCAGTCTCAATCCAGCTTCAGGTCGTGTCATGGAGAAGGCTGGAATGTCCTATCTAAAGACTATTAGCAATGGTGTAGAGAGAAAAGGCTATCTTGCGGATCTTATTTATTATCAGATAAACAGGGAGAACAGATAA
- the nadE gene encoding ammonia-dependent NAD(+) synthetase yields MSLQETIIQELGVKPVIDAQEEIRRSIDFLKRYLKKHPFLKTFVLGISGGQDSTLAGRLAQLAMEELRAETGDDSYKFIAVRLPYGVQADEADAQKALAFIQPDVSLVVNIKESADAMTVAVEATGSPVSDFNKGNIKARCRMIAQYALAGAHSGAVIGTDHAAENITGFFTKFGDGGADILPLYRLNKRQGKQLLKELGADPALYEKIPTADLEEDKPGLADEVALGVTYEEIDDYLEGKTISPEAQATIENWWHKGQHKRHLPITVFDDFWE; encoded by the coding sequence ATGAGTTTGCAAGAAACGATTATCCAAGAATTGGGTGTCAAACCAGTGATTGATGCCCAGGAAGAAATCCGTCGTTCCATTGATTTTTTAAAAAGATATCTGAAAAAACATCCCTTCCTAAAAACTTTTGTACTAGGGATTTCTGGGGGACAAGACTCGACCTTGGCAGGTCGATTGGCCCAACTAGCCATGGAAGAACTGCGAGCAGAAACGGGTGATGACAGCTACAAATTTATCGCTGTCCGACTGCCTTATGGAGTGCAAGCCGATGAAGCAGATGCTCAAAAAGCCCTAGCCTTCATCCAGCCAGATGTCAGTTTAGTCGTCAATATTAAGGAATCAGCTGACGCTATGACAGTTGCTGTTGAAGCGACAGGAAGCCCTGTTTCAGACTTCAACAAGGGAAATATCAAGGCTCGTTGTCGTATGATTGCTCAGTATGCCCTTGCAGGTGCCCATAGTGGAGCGGTCATTGGTACAGATCATGCTGCGGAAAATATCACAGGTTTCTTTACCAAGTTTGGTGACGGTGGTGCGGATATTCTCCCTCTTTATCGCCTCAATAAGCGTCAAGGAAAACAACTCTTGAAGGAACTTGGTGCAGACCCAGCCCTTTATGAAAAAATCCCAACGGCAGACCTAGAAGAAGACAAACCAGGCCTAGCTGACGAAGTAGCCCTCGGAGTCACTTATGAAGAGATTGACGACTACCTAGAAGGCAAAACAATCAGCCCAGAAGCTCAAGCGACTATTGAAAACTGGTGGCACAAAGGCCAACACAAACGCCACCTACCAATCACCGTATTTGATGACTTTTGGGAGTGA